Below is a genomic region from Papaver somniferum cultivar HN1 unplaced genomic scaffold, ASM357369v1 unplaced-scaffold_509, whole genome shotgun sequence.
AAATTTGTTTTGTTGCCTAGTTTAGACTAATGTTGCTATATTTTTGTCCAGATCCTTGTTGTACCTCCTACAATGGATGACCAACCTTTAGCAAATCAACTTCTCACCAAAGATTCTAGCTctcactatttaaccgaggagacatgggaGGACAAAAACGATGCAAAGAAGTGGGCTAGAGAACGAGGCAATTTGATTAGgtgtatcatagtttgtaatggtaCCACTAATGATAgtgcctttcaaatggtttgcgagtgtagtggcaAACATAAAAGTAACGCAAAAAAAGATACCTTGGAAGTAgtaaagacaaagaagaagaatactACTTTCATTAAGAAGACAGAATGCCCCTTCAAGCTTCAGTTTAAAAGGAACAAGGCAAAGaggtggtttttggagaaagttgtatgtggtagtcataaccaccctataccCGAGAGTTTTCTATCACACGCTTATGTTGGACGCCTtaccaaagaagaagagaatatcgGGGAATCATTGACACAAATTCGTATGAAGCCGAttgatatcctcgctcacttaaagGAAAGGAACCCTCAAAATGCTTCTAATTTGGATAACATCTACAATGCAAGAAAAAAATACAAGGCCAAGAAATGGGAACAACGGCACGAAATGCAACAACTAAAGCATTTGGGTGAGATGCATAACTACTCCGTATTccacgatgatgatgagaaaggacGAATAAAACATCTTTTGTTGGCTAATCCCGAGTTTGTGAAGTTGGCACGGTGCTATCATCAAATCcttctaatggattgcacatacaaaaccaacaagtttgagatgccgTTGTTGAACTTTGTTGGACAAACTTCTA
It encodes:
- the LOC113342976 gene encoding uncharacterized protein LOC113342976 codes for the protein MDDQPLANQLLTKDSSSHYLTEETWEDKNDAKKWARERGNLIRCIIVCNGTTNDSAFQMVCECSGKHKSNAKKDTLEVVKTKKKNTTFIKKTECPFKLQFKRNKAKRWFLEKVVCGSHNHPIPESFLSHAYVGRLTKEEENIGESLTQIRMKPIDILAHLKERNPQNASNLDNIYNARKKYKAKKWEQRHEMQQLKHLGEMHNYSVFHDDDEKGRIKHLLLANPEFVKLAR